A stretch of DNA from Garra rufa unplaced genomic scaffold, GarRuf1.0 hap1_unplaced_872, whole genome shotgun sequence:
CATGTTTAGATTGAAGATTGTTATTCTCTCTTTCcattctttctctctcttgtatgaattttttattatattcattCTGCATTTCCTGTTCTTTCTTTCTCCAtttctcctcctcttcttctcttctttGTCTTTCCTGTTGTTTCTGTTTCTCACATTCCTCTAATTCTCTCTTCAGTTCTTCTTGTATCTTTCTCTCTTGTTCCTCTCtttctttaatttcttttttgtattgttcttctctctctttcaattcctcttctcttctctttctctctttatcATGATTCTGTCTTTCCTCATCCATCATTGTCTTCATTTTCTTCATCTCTTCTTCATGTTTAGATTGAAGATTGTTATTCTCTCTTTCcattctttctctctcttgtATGAATTTTTGATTATATTCATTCTGCATTTCCTGTTCTTTCTTTCTCCAtttctcctcctcttcttctcttctttGTCTTTCCTGTTGTTTCTGTTTCTCACATTCCTCTAATTCTCTCTTCAGTTCTTCTTGTATCTTTCTCTCTTGTTCCTCTCtttctttaatttcttttttgtattgttcttctctctctttcaattcctcttctcttctctttctctctttatcACTATTCTGTCTTTCCTCATCCATCATTGTCTTCATTTTCTTCATCACTTCTTCATGTTTGGATTGAAgattttcttcctttctttccattctctctctctcttgtatGAATTTTTGATTATATTCATTCTGCATTTCCTGTTCTTTCTTTCTCCAtttctcctcctcttcttctcttctttGTCTTTCCTGTTGTTTCTGTTTCTCCCATTCCTCTTGTTCTCTCTTCAGTTCCTCTCGTATCTTTCTCTCttgtttctctctttctctaaTCTCTCTTTTATATAGTTCTTCtctttctctaaattgttcttctcttctctttctctctttatcACTATTCTGTATTTCTTCTTCCATAATCATCTTCATCTTCTTTTTCTCTTCTTCATGTTTGTTCATTAGTTCTTCTTTTTCTCTGTTCAGTTTCTCCACTTTCTCCATCAGTATCTTCGTCTGTTTCTCTTGtttttctctctccatctctctgaACATCTTACATGAGTAGTAACTTCCTCCGTTTGCTTTCACCATGTTGTCTATCTTCTGCAGTAGATCAGTCACCTGTGTTCGGTCTCCAGTCTCTTCATTATTGAACACATGGAATCTGTTTCCACATGATTCAATCAGCTGATTTAATGGTGATCCAGGTTTTCCTAGAAACTCTTCAATAGTTTTGTTCTTTAGAAAGTCTCCTCTGGTGAAGAGCACCATGGTGTACTTTAAAGAGTTTTCACCAAATGTCTCTTGGATGATCTGCACTGATTTTGCTTCTTCTTGAGTGAATCGTCCCAGAGGAATCATTAAGAGAAACACATGTGGTCCAGGCAGACTCATAGAGATGCAGTTACTCATTTCTCTCTGGATCTCCTCATTAGTCAGATCAGTATCAAACAGTCCTGGAGTGTCGATCACAGTAATGTGTCTGCCGTTGATTTCAGCTGTCTCTTTCTGACACTCTTCAGTAACAGATGTTTGACAAATGTCTGCTGTAAACACTTCTCTTCCTAAGATGGTGTTTCCAGTTGAACTTTTCCCAACTCCAGTTTTTCCCAGCAGCACAATCCTCAGATCATCTTCTCTGTCTCTTGAATCTAaagatagatttaaaaaaaaaaaagtattaatatttaaaaatgtattgaatTTCAATTGAAGACTGTGAATTTTCCAGGTCATcagagaataataaaaataatttataataaagcattgttttgcaagtcacaagtaagtctcgagtcaAGTCCTAAGTCAAGCCAGACAAGTCCCAATTCAAGTCCTAAATCAAGACGGGCAAGTCCAAGTAGAGTTGCAAGTCCccaactttaagcttcaagtcctaaacaagtcactagtgctgtttgtccaaattaatgtctttgtattaattactacagtcaaattaaagtcaataatagtctctagtaggtataattataaaagatagactactaattagtgtttttttattgaggaattaatcattgtttgtgtacaaatataggcctaattgaattaataatttattttaagtccatTGATTCATTTGTTAAAGATTCCGTAATTTCAGTGAATTAGTTGAGTCTATATGAGTGAATATCTAATGACTTGCTAATAGGTAATACAGACATTCATTTATCATGAATTCTTTCCTTTAAAAGACATGAAAGTGAGTGGCTGGTAAACAGGAAGAATAGAGTAATCTTTATATGTTGGCTACATatttcacatgaaaaaaaaaaaaatatatatatatatatacattttttttaaaggtttagccaattattaggctGTTTCAATATACATAACGtttcttcttatttttattattattataagtgttttatagtgattatgtgtaatttaaatgtctaaggggccgttcacatgtcgcatcTTTTGCAagctcaagtttg
This window harbors:
- the LOC141317390 gene encoding uncharacterized protein encodes the protein MTWKIHSLQLKFNTFLNINTFFFLNLSLDSRDREDDLRIVLLGKTGVGKSSTGNTILGREVFTADICQTSVTEECQKETAEINGRHITVIDTPGLFDTDLTNEEIQREMSNCISMSLPGPHVFLLMIPLGRFTQEEAKSVQIIQETFGENSLKYTMVLFTRGDFLKNKTIEEFLGKPGSPLNQLIESCGNRFHVFNNEETGDRTQVTDLLQKIDNMVKANGGSYYSCKMFREMEREKQEKQTKILMEKVEKLNREKEELMNKHEEEKKKMKMIMEEEIQNSDKERKRREEQFREREELYKREIREREKQERKIREELKREQEEWEKQKQQERQRREEEEEKWRKKEQEMQNEYNQKFIQERERMERKEENLQSKHEEVMKKMKTMMDEERQNSDKERKRREEELKEREEQYKKEIKEREEQERKIQEELKRELEECEKQKQQERQRREEEEEKWRKKEQEMQNEYNQKFIQERERMERENNNLQSKHEEEMKKMKTMMDEERQNHDKERKRREEELKEREEQYKKEIKEREEQERKIQEELKRELEECEKQKQQERQRREEEEEKWRKKEQE